A single Mercenaria mercenaria strain notata chromosome 9, MADL_Memer_1, whole genome shotgun sequence DNA region contains:
- the LOC123547038 gene encoding uncharacterized protein LOC123547038: MDLSSLPPLHGQIANARSSVEFRNDGLGIPGYLYDRDLLQDEDPSQVKTFGENDGEEAVKCLRRCFQVLEPGYHIARRAPDHGGSSFIHCRHSTQVGRRYLNLRQNLEERARVELMRDCFYRLKLSITFVRDLQQLVMDEYKVLYTITHDCVDELPVSKIFCLNALCEDLRTLIGHWKCIKQKLHTNRWLQPVLGSLHFQLDKIRLSLIHLQSKAIWWLEKFVLIGLQVFAHGNVDALTHEMIWNITRGLEDLNRIINGLQQDNHSSTSKLGLQSFYNHPVSGLSAENTNSLANIGEHVRAIPFSRVLSVLANERSKYAALETHRFFTTNHEFVKLLYSGKLPDFVWTEDSSHANERPDKDTSDYHTATGSMTSLSAAILKVGSIRAPDLSDSDSPLVELARREHSFAENFLLIVCNSTNLLRRNDNQKSKRVVKYSQSMASSSKPPRGDTPVLSRSDSLRKSVSWGDSADSSIKTQLTSRYMDLYWNHFGTSLYMMFYEPCWVRQKSLYFSEIGSVLMLNTTVIALVKHMIQHVCLKVSPPLDKESTSQSGPANMLRHPIDPMYPDIGVPIVLPEPTPDLFPPGSVKPLLKKSRKVFIQRFWVMCEALASNRRDKCYPCPLVNGDYSTRTGMLLRDTYQPVLNLLRENMAESVEPTPGGLPASVNEMVAVAVRLVSTSGVSLSWCRTKTHQYLASMAVGNFLLISQTDLKILIDESRSALYQTQMVSKSLSSKVGQESVVGLSQIADQLSTIMDSLQVSVSCSFPQTFLRPFHPKPEGKIFMKLKL, encoded by the exons ATGGATCTGTCCAGCTTACCACCTTTACATGGGCAAATCGCCAATGCAAGAAGTTCGGTAGAGTTTAGAAACGATGGTTTAGGAATTCCTGGGTACCTCTATGACAGGGATCTCTTGCAGGATGAAGATCCGAGTCAAGTTAAAACGTTCGGTGAAAACGATGGAGAAGAGGCAGTTAAATGTCTACGTAGATGCTttcag GTATTGGAACCAGGGTATCACATAGCAAGACGTGCACCAGATCATGGTGGTTCAAGCTTCATTCATTGTCGGCACTCCACCCAGGTCGGTCGGCGGTATTTAAATCTTCGACAAAACCTTGAAGAACGAGCACGAGTTGAGCTTATGAGAGACTGCTTTTACAGATTAAAACTATCGATCACCTTTGTGCGTGATTTACAACAACTTGTCATGGATGAGTACAAGGTTTTATATACAATTACGCATGATTGTGTCGACGAGCTTCCTGTCAGTAAAATATTCTGTCTCAATGCTCTCTGTGAAGATTTACGGACACTAATTGGTCACTGgaaatgtataaaacaaaaacttcaCACAAATCGGTGGTTACAGCCAGTTCTCGGTTCGCTACATTTTCAGTTGGATAAGATCAGGTTGTCGCTGATCCATTTACAAAGTAAAGCGATATGGTGGCTTGAGAAGTTTGTTCTGATTGGATTACAAGTGTTTGCTCACGGAAATGTGGATGCACTAACCCATGAAATGATATGGAATATAACGAGAGGTCTTGAAGATCTTAATAGAATTATAAATGGCTTGCAACAGGATAATCATTCATCTACCTCAAAATTAGGCCTACAATCATTTTACAATCATCCTGTAAGTGGTTTAAGTGCAGAAAACACAAACTCCTTAGCGAATATTGGAGAGCATGTAAGAGCCATTCCATTTTCTCGGGTGCTAAGTGTACTTGCAAATGAGAGATCAAAATACGCAGCACTTGAAACCCACAGATTTTTTACAACAAATCATGAATTTGTGAAACTCCTATATTCGGGAAAATTACCTGATTTTGTATGGACTGAGGATTCTAGTCATGCGAATGAGCGCCCAGACAAAGACACGTCTGATTACCACACGGCTACTGGGAGCATGACATCTCTCAGTGCAGCTATACTTAAAGTTGGAAGTATACGCGCACCAGACTTGTCAGACTCTGATTCACCTTTAGTTGAACTAGCTAGACGAGAACACTCATTTGCTGAGAACTTTCTGCTAATTGTGTGCAATTCTACGAACCTGTTACGAAGAAATGATAATCAGAAATCTAAACGTGTTGTCAAATACAGTCAGAGTATGGCAAGTTCAAGTAAACCTCCACGAGGGGATACCCCAGTGCTTTCCCGAAGTGATTCATTGAGAAAGTCGGTCTCATGGGGAGATTCAGCCGATAGCTCAATCAAGACACAACTTACCTCAAG GTACATGGATTTATACTGGAACCATTTTGGCACCAGCCTGTATATGATGTTTTACGAACCATGCTGGGTTCGGCAAAAATCTTTGTATTTCTCCGAGATCGGCAGTGTGCTAATGCTCAATACAACTGTGATAGCCCTTGTCAAACATATGATACAACATGTCTGTCTTAAAG TATCACCGCCTTTAGACAAGGAATCAACTAGCCAATCAG GTCCCGCAAATATGTTGCGACACCCTATTGACCCCATGTATCCTGATATAGGGGTACCAATTGTCTTACCCGAACCCACTCCAG ATTTGTTCCCTCCAGGCAGTGTAAAACCCCTGTTGAAAAAGAGCAGAAAAGTCTTTATACAGCGCTTTTGGG TGATGTGTGAAGCCCTAGCATCAAATCGGAGAGACAAATGTTACCCCTGCCCTCTCGTGAATGGAGACTACAGCACGAGAACTGGGATGTTGCTTAGAGATACGTACCAGCCCGTGCTCAATCTGCTCAGAGAAAACATGGCTGAAAGCGTTGAACCTACTCCTGGGG GTTTACCAGCATCAGTGAATGAGATGGTTGCTGTGGCGGTGAGACTAGTATCAACATCTGGTGTGTCCTTAAGTTGGTGTCGTACGAAAACCCACCAGTATCTGGCATCTATGGCTGTTGGAAACTTCTTGCTTATTTCACAGACTGATTTGAAG ATTTTGATAGATGAATCACGTTCTGCCCTGTACCAGACACAGATGGTATCTAAGTCACTGTCTTCAAAAGTAGGTCAGGAGTCAGTGGTTGGGTTGAGTCAGATAGCTGATCAGCTCAGCACAATCATGGATAGTCTACAGGTATCTGTTTCATGCAGTTTTCCACAAACTTTTTTAAGACCTTTTCATCCCAAACCAGAGGGTAAGATTTTTATGAAGCTGAAACTGTAA